In a genomic window of Streptomyces sp. NBC_01231:
- a CDS encoding nitrate- and nitrite sensing domain-containing protein, protein MRFRGKSIRRKIVALLLVPLVSLIAIWGFATVLTGREVAQLFHVSSIVEKVGYPTEDTVRVLQQERRQTLVYLADPRASDALSALRTTRDATDGAVTKLRADAKDPDLRDGLDADDDERITAVLDAFDGIDSLRRSVEEGTVTRSQALDLYNRLVDPCYALLASLDGVDSVELDKQARALVNVTRARELLSREDALLGSSLVVGKLSREEIRDVSDLVAQRTLLYDISLPVLPPAERERYESFWKNANSAPLRSAEQAVISSDPGTARAVTAKNWDVAAGSVLDDLTTLDDQAGDRYQDRVRPDAIGVIVKASVAGALGLVALLASLVLSVRVGRTLIRDLRQLRLEAHEASGVRLPSVMRRLSAGEEVDVETEVPRLEYDKNEIGEVGQALNTLQRAAVEAAVKQAELRAGVAEVFVNLARRSQVLLHKQLTLLDSMERRTEDTDELADLFRLDHLTTRMRRHAEGLVILSGAAPSRQWRKPVQLMDVVRAAVAEVEDYERIEVRRLPRVAVTGPAVADLTHLVAELLENATVFSPPHTAVQVVGERVANGFTLEIHDRGLGMAADALLDANLRLAETPEFELSDTDRLGLFVVSRLAQRQNVRVSLQPSPYGGTTAVVFIPDTLLTDDVPDTNGIGFRLDRPQPPKEAEREVARRTPLSAAPAQLPGLAPAVLDGPVELEAPVDLDTLDDFPGALDDEDSERGGLFRPRRSTTRTDDVTMGRQGEEHEKPHETLGIGGTRAADTDEANAPVPLPRRGAPKLVSSHGRPVPEQRSRRDEVEEVAPPDPSRSRSQAPPLPARRRGAGQQRRATGVADRLDEQRTEASTSPASPSRERGESPEAPALPRRTRRAEIASNGPSSLGAPSEASRDPGDRAATREPGSGPARQGPGSGPAGVGSGSGSGIARQGPAPGPDAPSGAAPLPRRVRQANLAPQLKKGPEPRNDNRPGLDERDADEVRSRMASLQRGWQRGREENAAGDDTQSGAAPQRTTKGDGR, encoded by the coding sequence ATGCGCTTTCGCGGGAAATCGATCCGCCGGAAGATCGTGGCGCTGCTTCTCGTGCCGCTGGTGTCCCTGATCGCGATCTGGGGCTTCGCCACGGTACTCACGGGCCGGGAAGTGGCCCAGCTGTTCCATGTCTCGTCCATCGTCGAGAAGGTCGGCTACCCCACCGAGGACACCGTCCGTGTCCTGCAACAGGAACGCCGTCAGACGCTCGTCTACCTCGCGGATCCCCGGGCCTCGGACGCGTTGTCCGCGCTCCGTACCACCCGGGACGCCACCGACGGCGCCGTCACCAAGCTCCGTGCGGACGCGAAGGACCCCGACCTCCGCGACGGCCTGGACGCGGACGACGACGAACGCATCACCGCCGTCCTGGACGCCTTCGACGGCATCGACTCGCTGAGGCGCAGCGTCGAGGAGGGCACCGTGACCCGGTCCCAGGCCCTCGACCTGTACAACCGACTCGTCGATCCCTGCTACGCCCTTCTGGCCTCGCTCGACGGCGTCGACAGCGTGGAGCTGGACAAGCAGGCCCGCGCCCTGGTGAACGTCACCCGCGCCCGCGAACTGCTGTCCCGTGAGGACGCTTTGCTCGGTTCCTCCCTGGTGGTCGGGAAGCTCTCCCGCGAGGAGATCCGGGACGTCTCCGACCTCGTCGCCCAGCGCACCCTGTTGTACGACATCAGCCTGCCGGTGCTGCCCCCGGCGGAGCGCGAGCGCTACGAGAGCTTCTGGAAGAACGCGAACTCCGCCCCCTTGCGGTCGGCCGAACAGGCGGTCATCTCCTCCGACCCCGGAACCGCCCGTGCCGTCACCGCCAAGAACTGGGACGTGGCCGCCGGCAGTGTGCTCGACGACCTGACCACCCTCGACGACCAGGCGGGCGACCGCTATCAGGACCGGGTCCGCCCGGACGCCATCGGCGTCATCGTCAAGGCGTCCGTCGCCGGGGCTCTCGGCCTGGTCGCCCTGCTCGCCTCGCTCGTGCTGTCCGTGCGCGTCGGCCGCACCCTCATCCGCGACCTGCGGCAACTGCGCCTGGAGGCCCACGAGGCGTCCGGTGTACGGCTGCCCAGCGTGATGCGCCGTCTCTCCGCGGGCGAAGAGGTGGACGTGGAGACCGAGGTCCCGCGGCTGGAATACGACAAGAACGAGATAGGCGAGGTCGGCCAGGCTCTCAACACCCTGCAGCGTGCGGCTGTCGAGGCGGCCGTCAAGCAGGCCGAACTCCGGGCCGGCGTCGCCGAGGTGTTCGTGAACCTCGCCCGCCGCAGCCAGGTCCTGCTCCACAAGCAGCTCACCCTGCTCGACAGCATGGAACGCAGGACCGAGGACACCGACGAACTCGCCGACCTGTTCCGCCTCGACCACCTGACCACTCGGATGCGCCGGCACGCCGAGGGTCTGGTGATCCTCTCCGGCGCCGCCCCCTCCCGGCAGTGGCGCAAGCCGGTGCAACTCATGGACGTCGTCCGTGCCGCCGTGGCCGAAGTCGAGGACTACGAGCGCATCGAGGTCCGTCGGCTCCCCAGGGTCGCCGTCACCGGCCCGGCGGTGGCGGACCTCACGCATCTCGTCGCCGAACTCCTGGAGAACGCCACGGTGTTCTCCCCGCCGCACACCGCCGTTCAGGTAGTGGGCGAGCGTGTCGCCAACGGCTTCACCCTGGAAATTCACGACCGCGGTCTCGGCATGGCGGCCGACGCGCTCCTCGACGCCAATCTCCGGCTCGCCGAGACACCGGAGTTCGAACTGTCCGACACCGACCGGCTGGGACTGTTCGTGGTCAGCCGGCTCGCCCAGCGGCAGAACGTCCGGGTCTCCCTGCAGCCGTCGCCGTACGGCGGTACGACAGCCGTCGTCTTCATCCCGGACACCCTGCTCACGGACGACGTTCCGGACACCAACGGCATCGGCTTCCGCCTCGACCGGCCCCAGCCGCCCAAGGAAGCCGAACGGGAAGTGGCCCGTCGCACCCCGCTCTCCGCGGCGCCGGCCCAGTTGCCGGGGTTGGCACCCGCGGTCCTGGACGGTCCGGTCGAGCTGGAGGCCCCCGTCGACCTGGACACTCTGGACGACTTCCCGGGTGCTCTCGACGACGAGGACAGCGAACGCGGCGGGCTGTTCCGCCCACGCCGTTCCACCACCCGTACGGACGACGTCACGATGGGCCGCCAGGGCGAGGAACACGAGAAACCGCACGAGACCCTCGGCATCGGCGGTACGCGAGCGGCCGACACGGACGAGGCGAACGCTCCGGTCCCGCTGCCCCGCCGAGGGGCCCCCAAGCTGGTCAGCTCGCACGGACGGCCGGTTCCAGAGCAGCGGTCGCGCCGCGACGAGGTGGAGGAGGTGGCCCCGCCGGACCCGAGCAGGTCGCGCTCGCAGGCGCCGCCGCTGCCTGCCCGCCGTCGCGGAGCGGGCCAGCAACGCCGCGCGACCGGTGTCGCCGACCGCCTCGACGAACAGCGCACCGAGGCCTCCACATCCCCGGCGTCGCCGAGCCGAGAGCGCGGGGAGTCACCCGAGGCACCCGCGCTCCCCAGGCGCACCCGCCGTGCCGAGATCGCGTCGAACGGGCCGAGCAGCCTGGGCGCACCGAGCGAGGCATCCCGCGACCCCGGCGACCGCGCAGCGACACGGGAACCCGGCTCCGGACCCGCCAGGCAAGGGCCCGGCTCCGGCCCGGCGGGAGTCGGCTCCGGTTCCGGCTCGGGTATCGCGAGGCAGGGCCCGGCGCCCGGGCCCGACGCCCCCTCCGGCGCGGCACCTCTGCCCCGCCGCGTACGGCAGGCCAACCTGGCTCCGCAGCTGAAGAAGGGCCCCGAGCCGCGCAACGACAACCGGCCCGGGCTCGACGAACGGGACGCCGACGAGGTACGCAGCCGCATGGCCTCGCTCCAGCGTGGCTGGCAGCGCGGCCGTGAGGAGAACGCCGCGGGTGACGACACCCAGAGCGGCGCAGCACCACAACGAACGACTAAGGGGGACGGTCGATGA
- a CDS encoding FAD-dependent oxidoreductase: MRTLTVVGASLAGLYAARELRAQGFDGRLVIVGDEPHRPYDRPPLSKDFLTGRADEDRLLLAEDEETTELDAEWLLGTRARGLDVRGRTLLLDDGRTVSTDGVVIATGVSARRLPGDSLGGVHTLRTLDDARALRDELADGPRQVVVIGGGFIGAETASSCAVLGHTVTVVEAESLPLVPQLGAEMASVCAALHQSGGVDLVTGTGVTGLRGPVSVTGVELTDGRTLPADVVIVGIGATPNTGWLAGSTLALHDGVLCDDGCVTALPQVVAVGDVARIGGTRAEHWTSATEQPRVAVANLLAGRTLDTVRSLPYFWSDQYGARIQFAGRRQDGDTVRIAEGELADGAPADGGFLALYERDGRTTAVLSVDRPRPFMRARRELAREEGRVGSAAS, encoded by the coding sequence ATGAGGACCCTGACCGTCGTCGGCGCCTCCCTCGCCGGCCTGTACGCGGCCCGGGAACTGCGCGCCCAGGGCTTCGACGGGCGACTGGTGATCGTCGGCGACGAGCCCCATCGCCCCTACGACCGGCCTCCCCTCTCCAAGGACTTCCTCACCGGCCGCGCCGACGAGGACCGGCTCCTGCTCGCGGAGGACGAGGAGACCACCGAACTCGACGCCGAGTGGCTCCTCGGTACCCGAGCCCGAGGACTCGACGTCCGCGGTCGCACCCTCCTGCTCGACGACGGCCGCACCGTGTCCACCGACGGCGTCGTCATCGCCACCGGAGTCTCGGCACGCCGCCTCCCGGGCGACAGCCTCGGCGGCGTCCACACCCTGCGCACCCTCGACGACGCCCGCGCACTGCGCGACGAACTCGCTGACGGCCCGCGCCAGGTCGTTGTCATCGGCGGTGGCTTCATCGGTGCCGAAACCGCCTCCTCCTGTGCGGTCCTCGGCCACACCGTGACCGTGGTCGAGGCCGAATCCCTCCCGCTCGTGCCGCAACTCGGCGCCGAGATGGCCTCCGTGTGCGCCGCGCTGCACCAGAGCGGCGGGGTGGACCTGGTCACGGGCACCGGGGTGACCGGACTGCGCGGACCCGTCTCGGTCACCGGCGTCGAGCTCACCGACGGTCGGACTCTGCCCGCCGACGTGGTGATCGTCGGCATCGGAGCCACCCCCAACACCGGCTGGCTGGCGGGCTCGACACTCGCCCTCCACGACGGCGTGCTCTGCGACGACGGCTGCGTGACGGCACTGCCGCAGGTGGTCGCCGTCGGCGATGTCGCCCGCATCGGCGGTACCCGGGCCGAACACTGGACCTCCGCGACCGAGCAGCCCCGCGTCGCTGTGGCCAACCTGCTCGCCGGGCGCACGCTGGACACCGTGCGGTCGCTGCCCTACTTCTGGTCGGACCAGTACGGCGCGCGCATCCAGTTCGCCGGCCGTCGACAGGACGGCGACACCGTCCGCATCGCCGAGGGTGAACTGGCCGACGGAGCACCGGCCGACGGCGGTTTCCTCGCCCTGTACGAGCGGGACGGCCGTACGACCGCGGTGCTCTCCGTGGACCGACCTCGCCCCTTCATGAGGGCGCGGCGCGAACTCGCCCGGGAGGAGGGCCGGGTGGGGTCGGCCGCATCCTGA
- a CDS encoding bifunctional 3-phenylpropionate/cinnamic acid dioxygenase ferredoxin subunit, producing MIPVCRLEDLPEGESVRIGTSPPIAVFRTDDGEVYAIDDTCTHQDASLSEGWLEGCLVECPLHAASFDLRTGRPTCLPARRPVRTHRVTIDDDVVHVHLTAEEGTAA from the coding sequence GTGATACCCGTCTGCCGCCTCGAAGACCTCCCCGAGGGCGAGTCCGTCCGCATCGGGACGTCACCGCCCATCGCCGTGTTCCGCACCGACGACGGCGAGGTGTACGCCATCGACGACACCTGCACCCACCAGGACGCCTCACTCTCCGAGGGCTGGCTGGAGGGCTGTCTGGTCGAATGCCCGCTGCACGCGGCTTCATTCGATCTCCGTACGGGCCGACCGACCTGCCTGCCGGCCCGGCGGCCCGTACGCACCCACCGCGTCACCATCGACGACGACGTCGTCCACGTCCACCTCACCGCGGAGGAGGGGACCGCCGCATGA
- a CDS encoding IclR family transcriptional regulator has translation MTRTQKQSDGSEEKAANPEKNGRGSASAVQSVDRAVSVLEILARHGEVGVTEIADELDVHKSTAFRLLGVLENRGLVAQAKDRGKYYLGAGVLRLAGAAAVRLDISQEGVPVCRELADELGETVNIGVLDDDAAVNIMQARGTASVTAQNWLGRRTPLHATSSGKVLLAHLPPTLREGLLARSLPRFTERTITGASVLRGELEAVVEQGYAVTIEELELGLTAAAAPIRAHDGKVIAAISVSGPVYRMNSDRLPELAKRTVAAGAELSRRMGYGF, from the coding sequence ATGACCCGCACGCAGAAGCAGTCCGACGGTAGCGAGGAGAAGGCCGCGAACCCGGAGAAGAACGGCAGAGGGTCGGCCAGCGCCGTCCAGTCCGTGGACCGCGCCGTGAGCGTGCTGGAGATCCTCGCCCGGCACGGCGAGGTGGGGGTCACCGAGATCGCCGACGAGCTGGACGTCCACAAGTCGACCGCGTTCCGGCTGCTCGGCGTCCTGGAGAACCGCGGCCTGGTGGCTCAGGCCAAGGACCGCGGCAAGTACTACCTGGGGGCAGGTGTACTGCGCCTGGCCGGGGCGGCGGCAGTGCGGCTGGACATCTCCCAGGAGGGAGTCCCGGTGTGTCGGGAACTCGCCGACGAGCTGGGCGAGACCGTGAACATCGGGGTCCTCGACGACGACGCGGCGGTCAACATCATGCAGGCGCGCGGCACGGCATCCGTGACCGCACAGAACTGGCTGGGCCGGCGCACCCCGCTGCACGCCACCTCCAGCGGCAAGGTGCTGCTGGCCCACCTGCCGCCCACCCTGCGCGAGGGCCTGCTCGCGCGTTCCCTGCCCCGCTTCACGGAGCGGACCATCACCGGCGCCTCCGTGCTGCGGGGCGAACTGGAGGCTGTGGTGGAGCAGGGCTACGCGGTCACCATCGAGGAGTTGGAGCTGGGCCTCACCGCCGCGGCGGCCCCGATCCGCGCGCACGACGGCAAGGTGATCGCCGCCATCAGCGTCTCGGGGCCGGTGTACCGGATGAACAGCGACCGGCTGCCGGAGCTGGCCAAGCGCACGGTGGCGGCCGGGGCGGAACTGTCGCGCCGAATGGGATACGGCTTCTGA
- a CDS encoding S-(hydroxymethyl)mycothiol dehydrogenase, with protein sequence MPHEVRAVVAVKRGAPVEVQTIVVPGPGPGEVLVAVQACGVCHTDLHYREGAITDAFPFLLGHEAAGTIEAVGAGVTDLAPGDYVVLAWRAPCGSCRSCRRGRPWYCFDSRNATQPMTLLDGTPLSNALGIGAFAEKTLVAAGQAVKIDPAARPEAAGLIGCGVMAGYGAAVNTGQVGRGDSVAVIGCGGVGNAAIAGACLNGAMKVIAVDIDDKKLDQAEKFGATHTVNSRGTDPIEAVRALTDGFGVDIAIDAVGRPETFTQAFYMRDHAGLLVQVGVPSPEMKVELPLIDVFSRGGAIKSSWYGDCLPSRDFPFLIDQYLYGLLDLNAFVTETIALDQVEQAFAKMHRGEVLRSVVVL encoded by the coding sequence GTGCCACATGAGGTCCGTGCCGTAGTCGCTGTGAAGAGGGGCGCACCCGTCGAGGTGCAGACGATCGTCGTGCCAGGCCCCGGTCCCGGAGAGGTACTCGTCGCCGTGCAGGCGTGCGGGGTCTGCCACACGGACCTGCACTACCGCGAGGGCGCGATCACGGACGCCTTCCCGTTCCTGCTGGGCCATGAGGCGGCCGGCACGATCGAGGCGGTCGGCGCGGGGGTCACCGATCTCGCACCCGGCGACTACGTGGTGCTGGCGTGGCGCGCCCCCTGCGGCTCCTGCCGTTCCTGTCGCCGGGGCCGCCCCTGGTACTGCTTCGACTCCCGCAACGCCACGCAGCCGATGACGCTGCTGGACGGCACCCCGCTCAGCAATGCCCTGGGCATCGGCGCCTTCGCCGAGAAGACCCTGGTCGCGGCTGGCCAGGCCGTCAAGATCGACCCGGCCGCCCGTCCGGAGGCCGCGGGTCTCATCGGCTGTGGCGTGATGGCGGGTTACGGGGCGGCGGTCAACACCGGCCAGGTGGGCCGCGGCGACTCGGTCGCCGTCATCGGCTGCGGCGGCGTCGGCAACGCGGCCATAGCGGGCGCCTGCCTCAACGGTGCCATGAAGGTCATCGCCGTCGACATCGACGACAAGAAGCTCGACCAGGCGGAGAAGTTCGGCGCCACGCACACCGTCAACTCCCGTGGCACGGACCCGATCGAGGCGGTACGGGCGCTGACCGACGGCTTCGGCGTCGACATCGCGATCGACGCCGTGGGCCGCCCGGAGACCTTCACCCAGGCCTTCTACATGCGCGACCACGCGGGTCTCCTGGTCCAGGTCGGCGTGCCGTCCCCCGAGATGAAGGTCGAACTCCCGCTGATCGACGTGTTCTCGCGCGGCGGCGCCATCAAGTCGTCGTGGTACGGCGACTGTCTGCCGAGCCGCGACTTCCCGTTTCTCATCGACCAGTACCTCTACGGGCTCCTGGATCTGAACGCGTTCGTCACCGAGACCATCGCGCTCGACCAGGTGGAACAGGCCTTCGCCAAGATGCACCGCGGCGAGGTGCTGCGCTCGGTGGTGGTCCTGTGA
- a CDS encoding FAD-dependent oxidoreductase, which translates to MSSTLEKGSTPATGSTPENRPHSPRVVVVGAGIVGCSLADELTARGWTDVTVLEQGPLAAPGGSTSHAPGLVFQTSPSKTLAEFAKYTVEKFLSLDVDGVPCFHQVGGLELATTPERLAELHRRAGYAAAWGIRGEVVSTARCKELWPLLDESVVLGGLHTPDDGLARALLASRAQMERATRRGARFLERHTVTGIEKEDGRVTAVVTDQGTFPADHVVSAAGFWGPVIGRMAGIDVPLQPLAHQYAKTEPLPGLGGASTEASKPILRFQDRDLYFREHTEQEGGALRIGIGSYAHRPMPVDPFAILPYDEARARNMDMPSSFPFTEEDWAPSWEDCRRLLPSLREAEIEEGFNGVFSFTPDGMPVLGESLQLRGFWLAEAVWVTHSAGVARAVAEWMVDGRPSLDLHECDLTRFEDAQRSPSYIRERGSQQFVEVYDVIHPLQPMERPRPLRVSPFYARQQQLGAYFLEGGGWERPHWYEANAPLVDTLDALPERDAWSARHWSPIAAAEARATREKVALYDMTPLRRLEVSGPGALDFLNRMTTNNLRKKPGAVTYTLLLDETGGVRSDLTVARLAPDRFQVGANSPADLDRLTRYAPDDVHIRDITSGTCCVGVWGPLARDLVQPLTRDDFSHEAFGYFRAKETYLGHVPVTAMRLSYVGELGWELYTTADLGLRLWDTLWEAGQDLGVVAAGRSAFNSLRLEKGYRAWGTDMTDEHNPYEAGVGFAVRTDKEFVGREALTDAPPTRRLTPLLLDDPAAVVLGKEPVYVDGTPAGYVTSASYGYTLGRCIAYAWLPAGLTIGTGVHIAYFGEKVPATVAEEPLFDPKMTRIRR; encoded by the coding sequence ATGTCCAGCACGCTCGAAAAGGGTTCCACGCCCGCAACGGGTTCCACGCCCGAAAACCGCCCGCACTCACCGCGCGTGGTCGTCGTCGGCGCCGGCATCGTCGGCTGCTCCCTCGCCGATGAGCTGACGGCCCGCGGCTGGACCGACGTCACCGTTCTCGAACAGGGCCCGCTGGCTGCCCCGGGCGGCTCCACCTCGCACGCACCCGGCCTGGTCTTCCAGACCAGCCCGTCGAAGACGCTCGCCGAGTTCGCCAAGTACACGGTCGAGAAGTTCCTCTCGCTCGACGTGGACGGCGTGCCCTGCTTCCACCAGGTCGGCGGCCTGGAACTCGCCACCACCCCGGAGCGCCTCGCCGAACTTCACCGCAGGGCCGGTTACGCCGCCGCCTGGGGCATCCGGGGCGAGGTCGTCAGCACCGCCCGCTGCAAGGAACTCTGGCCGCTCCTGGACGAGTCGGTGGTACTCGGCGGCCTCCACACACCCGACGACGGGCTCGCCCGCGCGCTCCTCGCGTCCCGCGCCCAGATGGAACGGGCCACCCGGAGGGGCGCCCGGTTCCTGGAGCGCCACACGGTCACCGGGATCGAGAAGGAGGACGGCCGGGTCACCGCCGTGGTCACGGACCAGGGAACCTTTCCCGCCGACCACGTCGTCTCCGCGGCCGGTTTCTGGGGCCCCGTCATCGGCCGCATGGCCGGAATCGACGTACCGCTGCAACCGCTCGCCCACCAGTACGCGAAGACCGAGCCGCTGCCCGGGCTGGGCGGGGCGTCGACGGAAGCCTCGAAGCCGATCCTCCGCTTCCAGGACCGCGACCTGTACTTCCGCGAGCACACCGAGCAGGAAGGCGGCGCGCTGCGCATCGGCATCGGCTCCTACGCCCACCGGCCGATGCCGGTCGACCCGTTCGCGATCCTGCCGTACGACGAGGCCCGCGCCCGGAACATGGACATGCCCTCCTCCTTCCCCTTCACGGAGGAGGACTGGGCCCCGAGTTGGGAGGACTGCCGCCGGCTGCTCCCCTCCCTTCGGGAGGCCGAGATCGAGGAGGGCTTCAACGGCGTCTTCTCCTTCACCCCGGACGGCATGCCGGTGCTCGGCGAGTCGCTTCAGCTGCGCGGCTTCTGGCTGGCCGAGGCCGTGTGGGTCACCCACTCCGCCGGTGTGGCGAGGGCCGTCGCCGAGTGGATGGTCGACGGGCGGCCCTCCCTCGACCTGCACGAGTGCGACCTCACGCGATTCGAGGACGCGCAGCGTTCCCCGTCGTACATCCGTGAACGCGGTTCACAGCAGTTCGTCGAGGTGTACGACGTCATCCACCCGCTCCAGCCCATGGAGCGGCCCCGCCCGCTGCGCGTCAGCCCCTTCTACGCCCGCCAACAGCAACTCGGGGCCTACTTCCTGGAGGGTGGCGGCTGGGAGCGCCCGCACTGGTACGAGGCGAACGCGCCCCTCGTCGACACGCTCGACGCGCTGCCCGAACGCGACGCCTGGTCGGCGCGCCACTGGTCCCCCATCGCCGCCGCCGAGGCGAGGGCGACCCGCGAGAAGGTCGCCCTGTACGACATGACCCCCCTGCGGCGCCTGGAGGTCAGCGGCCCCGGAGCCCTCGACTTCCTGAACCGCATGACCACCAACAACCTCCGCAAGAAACCCGGCGCGGTCACCTACACCCTCCTCCTCGACGAGACCGGCGGCGTGCGCTCCGACCTCACCGTCGCCCGCCTCGCCCCCGACCGCTTCCAGGTCGGCGCGAACTCCCCCGCCGACCTGGACCGGCTCACCCGGTACGCCCCGGACGACGTCCATATCAGGGACATCACCTCCGGCACCTGCTGCGTCGGGGTCTGGGGTCCCCTGGCCCGGGACCTCGTCCAGCCGCTGACCCGCGACGACTTCTCGCACGAGGCCTTCGGCTACTTCCGTGCGAAGGAGACGTACCTGGGGCACGTCCCGGTCACGGCGATGCGCCTGTCGTACGTCGGCGAGCTCGGCTGGGAGCTGTACACCACCGCCGACCTGGGCCTGCGCCTGTGGGACACCCTGTGGGAGGCGGGGCAGGACCTCGGCGTGGTCGCGGCCGGGCGCTCCGCCTTCAACTCCCTGCGTCTGGAGAAGGGTTACCGGGCCTGGGGCACCGACATGACCGACGAACACAACCCGTACGAGGCGGGTGTCGGCTTCGCCGTCCGCACGGACAAGGAGTTCGTGGGGCGCGAGGCACTCACCGACGCGCCCCCCACCAGGAGGCTCACTCCCCTGCTCCTGGACGACCCTGCCGCCGTGGTCCTCGGCAAGGAACCGGTGTATGTCGACGGCACCCCGGCCGGCTACGTGACGAGCGCGTCGTACGGCTACACGCTCGGCCGGTGCATCGCGTACGCCTGGCTCCCGGCGGGTCTCACCATCGGCACTGGAGTGCACATCGCGTACTTCGGCGAGAAGGTTCCCGCGACGGTCGCCGAGGAGCCGCTGTTCGACCCGAAGATGACCCGCATCCGTCGCTGA
- the solA gene encoding N-methyl-L-tryptophan oxidase gives MSPTYDVIVIGLGGMGSAAAHHLSARGARVLGLEKFGPVHNRGSSHGGSRITRQSYFEDPAYVPLLLRAYELYEDLERSTGRQIAILPGGVMVGRPDSRTVSGSLLSARQWDLPHEMLDAKEIRRRFPTLTPKDDEVALFERKAGLLRPENTVAAHLQLATRQGADLHFEEPTTRWEPYRDGVRVHTAENTYTAGQLVICPGAWAPRLLTDLGVPFTIERQVMYWFQPTGGVRPFLPENHPIYIWEDADDVQVYGFPSIDGPELGAKVAFFRKGSETTPETIDRVVHADEIKAMADHMAGCIPDLPGTFLKAATCMYSTTPDEHFVIARHPAHPESVTVACGFSGHGFKFVPVVGEILADLALTGSTEHPIGLFDPARLAAAPA, from the coding sequence ATGTCCCCCACTTACGACGTGATCGTCATCGGTCTCGGCGGCATGGGAAGCGCCGCCGCCCATCACCTGTCCGCGCGCGGTGCCCGGGTGCTCGGTCTGGAGAAGTTCGGTCCGGTGCACAACCGCGGCTCCAGCCACGGCGGTTCGCGGATCACCCGGCAGTCGTACTTCGAGGACCCGGCGTACGTCCCGCTGCTGCTGCGCGCCTACGAGCTGTACGAGGACCTGGAGCGGTCCACCGGCCGCCAGATAGCGATCCTGCCCGGCGGCGTGATGGTAGGCCGCCCCGACTCCCGGACCGTCTCCGGCTCGCTGCTCTCCGCCCGGCAGTGGGACCTGCCGCACGAGATGCTGGACGCCAAGGAGATCCGCCGCCGCTTCCCGACCCTCACGCCCAAGGACGACGAGGTGGCCCTGTTCGAGCGGAAGGCCGGTCTGCTGCGCCCCGAGAACACGGTCGCCGCGCACCTCCAGCTCGCCACCCGGCAGGGCGCCGACCTGCACTTCGAAGAGCCGACGACCCGCTGGGAACCGTACCGGGACGGGGTTCGTGTCCACACGGCCGAGAACACCTACACCGCCGGACAGCTGGTGATCTGCCCGGGCGCGTGGGCGCCGCGGCTGCTCACCGACCTGGGGGTGCCGTTCACCATCGAGCGGCAGGTCATGTACTGGTTCCAGCCGACCGGCGGGGTCCGGCCCTTCCTCCCCGAGAACCACCCGATCTACATCTGGGAGGACGCGGACGACGTCCAGGTCTACGGCTTCCCGTCCATCGACGGCCCGGAGCTGGGCGCCAAGGTGGCCTTCTTCCGCAAGGGCAGTGAGACCACCCCGGAGACCATCGACCGGGTGGTCCACGCGGACGAGATCAAGGCGATGGCCGACCATATGGCCGGCTGCATCCCGGATCTCCCCGGCACCTTCCTCAAGGCCGCGACCTGCATGTACTCCACCACGCCCGACGAGCACTTCGTCATCGCCCGCCACCCGGCGCATCCGGAGTCGGTGACCGTGGCCTGCGGGTTCTCCGGGCACGGGTTCAAGTTCGTGCCCGTCGTCGGCGAGATCCTCGCCGACCTGGCCCTGACCGGCAGCACCGAGCATCCCATCGGCCTGTTCGACCCCGCCCGCCTCGCCGCCGCGCCCGCCTGA